The following is a genomic window from Amycolatopsis acidiphila.
ACGACCTGCGGGCCGCCGGCACGCAGGAACTGGGCGCGGATGACGTCGAGCTCCTCGGTGGAGAACAGGTCCGACAGCGCGATGTCGGTGACCCGGTTGAGGCGGTGCGCCATGGTCCCGGACACCCGCTGCGAGATCATCTGCAACGCCGCGTCCACCTGCTGCGGCAGCTCGTGCAGCTGGTCGCGCTTGGCCGCCTCGATCTGCTGGCGGAACCAGGACTGGGCGTCGCGCATCTGCCGGCTCGACTCGTGCCCGAGATCGACCCTGGCGCGCTGGATCTCGCCGCGCAGCTTGAGCTGCCAGCCGCGGGTGGAGGAGCGGCGCTCGACCGCGAGCTGGTCCCGGCGGCCGCGCAGCACCTCGGCCTCGGCCTCGCCGGAGGACAACGCGCGCTGCTCCGCCTTCAGCTTCGCGTGCTGCTCGCCCAGTGCCGTGGCGAGCGCGCGCATGGTGTTGGCCTCGCCGAGCATCGCCGACCGGCCGACCAGCTGCTCCTGCATCGCCGCCTGTAGCGCGATCACCCCGGACTGCTCGCGCAGCATCGTGGCCGCCTGCTCGCTCGGCGCGCGCGCCGCCAGCTCGAACATGCGGGGCGAAACGGGATGGAACACGATGTCGGCGAAGCGCGGCGCGTGCTCGTCGAGCAGCCGGCGGTCCGCGTCGAGGACCTCGCGCCAGCCGCGGAACTGGTCCGTTTTGGACAGTGTGAAGAGCACCGTCTCGACCCGGTCGCCGACCTTGCGCAGGAAGTCCAGCTCCCCGGCGGTGAACGGGGCCGAGGCGTCGACCACGAACACCAGCGCGGTCGCGTTCGCGGCGGCCTCCATCGCCAGCTCACCGTGCATCGAGTTCAGCCCGCCCACACCTGGTGTGTCCACTATGGACACCCGCTCGAGGATCGGCACCGGCCCGGCCACCTCGACGTAACGCGGCGGCAGCTGGCCTTCGGGCAGCTCGTGCGCGGCCGACACCCAGCGGACGAGCTCCGTGAGCGGGATCCCGACGGGCGCGAGCTGCCCCGGATAGCAGGCCTGCGCCGTCCACTCGGGCGCGTGCTCGAACACCAGATACGTCGCGGTGGCCACGTCCGCGTCCACCGGGGACAGTCCCGGCGTCGCGAGCAGCGCGTTCACCAGCGAGCTCTTGCCGCGGTTGGTCTCGCCGACCACCACGACGGACGGCTTGCGCGGCCGCGCGCGGCGGATGTCCTCGACCCACTTCGCCGCCTGCGGGTCGTTTTCGCGCAACAGCGTCAGCAGGGCGTCCCGGGCCTGCTTGACCTGGTTGGGCAGCGTGGCGGCTGTCATCGCTTCGTGTACACCGTGACGACGGGCGCGCGCAGCAGCTGTTCGTGGTCGGCGAACCCGACCACCTCCGTCTCCGCGACCACGCCGTCGAGCGCCGGGTCGTCGGTCAGCACCGCGCCGCCCGCCTCGTGGCACGACGGGTCGAACCGCTGGCCGTCCGGGCGGACCGCGGTCACCCCGATCCCGGCCAGACCCTGCTCGATGCGCTCGACGACCCCGCCACTGCGGGCCCGGTCCAGCGCGTACAGGCACAGCTGGATCAGCGCCTGGCGATCGGCCAGTGCCCGCGTCAACACGGTCTCCACATCGGCGTCCGACGCGTCGGGGGACTCGGCGGTTCCGTCGGCCTCCTCGATGATCTGCGCCATGTGCACGGCCGGGATCTGCCCGGTCGGGTCGTCGGTGTCGGCGTCCGGCTCCCGGCGGAACCACGCAGGCATCCCGCTCACCTCCGGTTCTCGCGCAGTTGTTGCCAGATCAGGAAGTACGCGCGATGCACGACGTGGGCCACCCTGCTCTGCGCCGGCGTCGCACCGAAGGACGCGAACGAGCGCCACCAGCCCGCCCGTTCGAGCGCGTGCGCGGCGAGGTCCGCCCGGGTGCCGCCGGGAAGGCCGAGCTGGGCGTCGATGTCGGCGTTGCTGCCGACCCGCAGCACCTCCTCGGCGAGGTCCTCCGGCATGTCCACCGCGCCGGCCACCACCAGCGTCAGTGCCTCCAGCAGGCGCAGCTGGTGTGCCTCGGGCTTGGCGAGCAGCACCTCGATCGCGTCGTGCACCCGCTGCCGCTCGGCCGGATTGCCCGAGGCGTGCGCGAGCGCCGTCACCGACGCGAGCGCGGCGGCGGCCTTGATGCCGTCGGCGCGCGCGGCGAACACGACGTTGAGCCGGGCCCGGACCCCGGCGAGACCCGACGCTTCGAGCAGCATCCGGCGCAGCGAGCCCGCGGTGATCTGCGGGTCGGCGCGGATCGCGTCGATCGCGCAGCGGACGCCGTAGAGGTCGAGCTTCTCCAGCAGCCGCAGCCGCGTGCCGGTGGGCACGTCGCATTCCCAGCTGGTGAAGATGTCCGTCGCGACGAGCATGGTCTCCAGCACGGCTTCGTCCAAAGTGGACAACTGTCGCAGCGCCTCGGCGTCGGCCGAGGTGAACTGGCCGGACTCGGCGGACTCGGCGATCAGCCCGATCACCGGCAGCACGTCGGCGACCCGGGGCTTGAGCAGCGCCGCCTGCTTCTCGGCAAGGATCGTGGCCGCCTTCCAGATGTCGTTGCCCGCGCCCTGCACGGACTCCGGCGCGATGGTGTCGGCCTTGTTCAGCACCGCGATCGCGTTGACCGGGCCTGCCTCGCGGCCGGCCGTGGCGGCGGTGAACGCCGCGAGGACCTGCTGGTCGTCCGCGCGCACGCCCTGGGTCACCACGTAGAGCACCGCCTCCGCGCCGGCGACGGCGTTGTGCGACGTGCGGTCGAGCTCGCCCGGGTTCTCCGCCCCCTCGTCCTGCTTGGCGGCACCGAGCAACTCCTCGGTGCGGGAGACCGAGGCGGCGTCGAGCGAGCCGAGCCCCGGGGTGTCGATGACGGTCATGCCCTGCAGGACCGCGTTCGTCAGGTAGGCCTCGATGTGCGAGACCTCGGCGATGTCCACCCCCAGCTCGGCGGGAATGCTCCCGTCGGGCGCGAACGGCAGCACCTGCTTGCGGCCGCCCGCGAACACCACCTCGATGCGGTCCACGGTGCCGTACTGGAACCGGGTGACCAGCCGGGTGCACTCGCCGACGTCCGTCGGCGCGACCCGGCGCCCGATCAGGGCGTTGACCAGGGTGGACTTGCCGGACTTGATGCGCCCGGCGACCGCGACCTGCAGCGGCGCGCTCAGCCTGCGGACGACCTCGGCGAACCCGGCCGCGGTGCGGGCGGACACCTGCGGCTGCAACCGGTGGCAGAGGTTGGCCACCGACATCGACAGGGGGCCCGCCAGCCGGCCCTGGTCCGTCACGTCGCCCCCTCCCAGACCGGGTTTCCAGAGCCCGAATCCTGCCACGGATCGTCCCCTGGTCCTACCGAAGGTGCTACCGGCGGATGACGCGCAGTCGACGGGGGCGGACCTAGGGTGAACAGGTGCGGCGACTGAGTCTGTGGATGCGAGCGCACCCGATGGCCGGGGACACCCTGCTCGCCGCGTTGCTGCTGCTCTTCGACCTGCTGCTGCTGATCGCCGCGGCGCCGGCCAGCTCGATGAAGCCGTGGTACGTCGCGGTGCCGGTGGACCTGGCGATGACGGTGCCGATCGTGTTCCGGCGCCGGTCCCCGATGATCGTCGCGTACGTCGTGCTGGCCGTCAGTGTCGTGCACAGCTCGTTGCACCTGGGGTCCGCCAGTCTCACCGCGAGCGCGATCTCGCTGTACACGCTGATCGTCTACGTGGGACGCAAGCAGGCGGGCCTGTACCTCGGGGCGCAGGTGATCTGCACCGGCGTGCAGCTCGCCCTGGGCTGGGAGGCGGGCAACTGGGTCATCGTGATCATCGCGGCACTGGTGGGGGCGTTCACCTGGGTGCTCGGCGAGTTCGTCGGGGCGCGGCGGGCCTACCACGCGGAGGTCGAGGCGCGGCTGCACCTGCTGGAGACCGAGCGCGACCAGGCCAGCCGCATCGCCGTCGCACAGGAGCGGGGCCGGATCGCCCGCGAGCTGCACGACGTCGTGGCGCACGCGGTGAGCGTGATCGTGGTGCAGGCCGACGGGGCGTCGTACGCCGTGCGGTCCAACCCCGAGCTGGCCGAGCGGGCGGTGCAGACGATCTCGAACACCGGGCGGGAGGCGCTCGCCGAGCTGCGGCGGCTGCTGGAGGTGCTGCGCAACGAGGACGGCGCGGGCGTGCCGCGCATCCCGCAGCCGGACGCCGAGTCGCTCGCCGAGCTGGTCGAACGCGTGCGGCAGGCCGGGGTGCCGGTCCGGCTGGAGATCGAGGGCACGCTCGCCGGGCTGCCCGCCGGGGTGTCGCTCGGGGTGTACCGGATCGTGCAGGAGTCGCTGACGAACACGCTCAAGCACGCGGGCCGGGGGGCGCGGGCGGACGTGCGGATCGAGCGCGGGGAGGAGCTGGTGGACGTCGTCGTCACCGACGACGGGGCCGGCAAGGCGCGTGAGCTCGTGCCCGCGGAACGGCAGCTGCCCGGCGGCAACGGCGTGATCGGGATGCGCGAGCGCGCGAACGTGTACGGCGGTTCGCTCGACGTCGGTCCCGCGCCCGGTGGCGGGTGGCGGGTGCACGCGCGGCTGCCCATTAGGTTGGCGCAGTGATCAGTGTTGTCGTCGTCGACGATCAGGAGCTGATGCGGGCCGGGTTCCGCATGGTGCTCGGCGCGCAGGAGGGCATCGACCTGGTCGGCGAGGCCGCCGACGGCGCCGAGGCGGTGCGGCTGGCCGAGCGGCTGCGGCCCGACGTGGTGCTGATGGACGTGCGGATGCCGGTGCTGGACGGGGTGGAGGCGACGAAGCAGATCGTCGAGGCCGGGACCTCGCGGGTGCTGGTGATGACGACGTTCGACCTGGACGAGTACGTGTACGCGGCGCTCCAGGGCGGGGCCAGCGGGTTCCTGCTGAAGGACACACCCCCGGCGCACCTGGTGTCGGCGCTGCACGCGGTGGCCGGCGGGGAGGCGGTGGTGTCGCCGTCGGTGACGCGGCGGCTGCTCGACCGGTTCGTCGGCGCGGGCGGCGGCACGCTGCGGGACGAGTCGGAGCTGCAGCCGCTGACCGAGCGGGAGCGGGAGGTGCTCGTGCTGATCGCGAAGGGTCTGTCGAACGTCGAGATCGCGGAGACGCTGTTCCTCTCCGAGGCGACGGTGAAGACCCACGTCGGGCGGATCCTGTCGAAGCTCGGCCTGCGGGACCGGGTGCAGGCGGTGGTGCTGGCCTACGAGACGGGGTTGATCCGGCCGGGACAGGGCTGAGTGCTGCGGCGCGTGGTGCTCGCCGAGCCGGTGCCCCTCAGCGGAACAGGGAGGCGGCCACCGTCGCCGGGTCCACGCCTGTCTCGCGGACCTCGGTGAGCCATCGGCCGAAGTCCGGCTGGGTGCCGTCCGTGTCGGTGAAGCCGTAGGTGTGCATCAACGTCCATGACGCGAGCGTCCGGCCCGCGAACCGGGAAACGTCGGGATCGCTCGCCAAAGCGGCGACGCCGCGGGCGAGATAAGTAGGAGTTTCCGAAACCGCGAAATCGACCGGCGCAATTTGACCCACCGCATCGCGCCAATCGCCCTCCGTCACTCCGAAGATCTCGAGCATCATTTCCGACCGCAGAAATCCCGGTGTCACCGCCAGCCCGGTGGCGCCGAATTCCGCGAGCTCCACCCCGAGCGCCCGGCCGATGGCGCGAATACTGCTTTTCGACACGTGATATCCGATGGTCGGCCCCACGTATGCGTCGTTGTCCCCGTCGGTCACCTCGAGCACCAGGCCGCCGGGCTCGGCCAGCACCAGCGGCAGCAGCCGGTGCAACGCGATCAGATGCGAGTCCACCCCGTTGTGCACCATCGACAGCGCCTTGTCGAGATCGGCCTCCCAGTACGGCACCTCCCACTCGATGAACCTGTCCCCGCCCCAGACGTCGTCGACCAGGACGTGCACCGGACCGCCGATCGCGTCGCGCAGGGCGTCCACATCGGACACCGACGTGAAGTCGCAGCGCACGGGTATCCCGTGGCCACCCGCCGCGTCCACCAGCTCCGCGGTCTCCTCGATGGTCTCCGGCCGCCCCATCGGCGAAACCGACTCCCGCGTCGTACGCCCCGCGGCGTACACCGTCGCGCCGAGCCGGCCCAGCTCGACCGCGATCGCCCTGCCACATCCCCTGGTCGCACCCGTGACGACTGCGACCTTTCCCGCCAGTGTGTCGGTCATGGCCGGACCGTACCGGGCACCCCCGACAAAACCGGCCCGAAAGCTCAGGGGCGACTCAGGGTCATTCCCGATCGCGCCCGACCCCGGGCCACGGGAGGCTACTACCGAAGTCGGGTGGAAGTTAGACCTCCAGGATGACGCGCTCGCACCGCCCGATCGGAAAAGATGAGCACCGAGGGGCAATCGAAGACCTGACCACAGGGGAGCAGTCATGATCGAGGCAGTTGGCCTCACCAAGCGATACGGCAGGACACTGGCGGTGAACAACCTCTCGTTCAGTGTCGAATCCGGCCAGGTCACCGGTTTTCTCGGGCCGAACGGAGCCGGGAAATCCACCACAATGCGAATGATTCTCGGGCTCGACAATCCGACTTCCGGTCAGGTGCGCATCGGGGGAAAGCGCTACCACGACCTGAAGCAGCCGCTGCGCACCGTCGGCGCCCTGCTCGACGCGAAGTGGGTGCACCCGAACCGGTCCGCGCGCGCCCACCTGGCGTGGATGGCCAGGTCGAACAAGCTGCCCGCCCGCCGCGTCGACGAGGTGCTCGACACGGTCGGTCTCAGCAGCGTCGCCGGCAAGCGCGCCGGGGGCTTCTCGCTGGGCATGTCGCAGCGGCTCGGCATCGCCGCCGCCCTGCTGGGCGACCCGGAGGTGCTGCTGTTCGACGAGCCGGTGAACGGCCTGGACCCGGAGGGCATCCTCTGGATCCGCAAGTTCATGCACCGGCTGGCCGACGAGGGCCGCACGGTGTTCGTCTCCAGCCACCTGCTCTCGGAGATGGCGCTGACCGCGTCCAACCTCATCGTGATCGGCAAGGGGGAGCTGATCTCGCAGAGCACGACGAAGGAGTTCGTGGCCCGCGCCGCGGAGAACACCGTCAAGGTGCGCAGCCCGCAGCTCGACCGGGTCCGCGCCCTCGTGCAGCAGGCGGGCGGCACGGTCACCGAGTCCGACGACGGTCTGCTCGTCTCCGGCATGGAGAGCGACAAGATCGGCGAGCTGGCCGCGGAGAACCGCCTGGTACTGCACGAGCTGAGCCCGCAGACGGGTTCGCTGGAGCAGGCGTTCATGCAGATCACCGGCGATGCCGTCGAGTACCACACCGGCCTGGAGGCCGAAGCACAGCAGGTGCTCGAGGCGAGCGCCAAGTAGGGGAGACGAAAACCATGACGCTGCTCGCAGTGGAACGCATCAAACTGTTCACCACGCGCTCGCCCTGGTGGTGCGCGCTCGTCACGCTCGTGCTGACCATCGGCTTCTCGGCGCTGGTCGTGGGCAACTCCAACGACGGCGAGTTCGCCGCCACGGTCGCCTCGACGCAGTTCGGCTACAGCTTCGGGATGGCCGTGATCATGGTGCTGGCCGCGCTGGCCGTCACCACCGAGTACCGCTTCGGTACGATCCGCGCCACCTTCCAGGCGATCCCGCACCGCACCTCGGCGCTGCTGGCCAAGACCACCGTCGTCGCGGTGCTGGCGCTGGTCATCGGTGAGCTGAGCGCCTTCGGCTCCTGGGGCGTCGCCAACCTGCTCAAGCCGAACGCGGACCTCGCGCTCAACAGCGGGGCGGACTGGATCAACGTGGCCGGGGTCGGCGTCGTCTACGCGCTGGCCGCCGTCATTGCGGTCGCCGTCGGCATCCTGATCCGGCACAGCGCGGGTGCCATCGCGCTGCTGCTGATCTACGCACTGGCCGTGGAGAGCCTGATCCGGCTGATCCCGAGCGTCGGCGAGGACATCTTCAAGTGGCTGCCGTTCAACGTCGCGGAGAAGTTCCTGACCGGGGACGGCGCGTCGAACATGGGCCGCAACGCCGCTGCCGGGGCGCCGCTGTCGACGGCGACGCTGAGCCAGGGCTG
Proteins encoded in this region:
- a CDS encoding dynamin family protein — translated: MTAATLPNQVKQARDALLTLLRENDPQAAKWVEDIRRARPRKPSVVVVGETNRGKSSLVNALLATPGLSPVDADVATATYLVFEHAPEWTAQACYPGQLAPVGIPLTELVRWVSAAHELPEGQLPPRYVEVAGPVPILERVSIVDTPGVGGLNSMHGELAMEAAANATALVFVVDASAPFTAGELDFLRKVGDRVETVLFTLSKTDQFRGWREVLDADRRLLDEHAPRFADIVFHPVSPRMFELAARAPSEQAATMLREQSGVIALQAAMQEQLVGRSAMLGEANTMRALATALGEQHAKLKAEQRALSSGEAEAEVLRGRRDQLAVERRSSTRGWQLKLRGEIQRARVDLGHESSRQMRDAQSWFRQQIEAAKRDQLHELPQQVDAALQMISQRVSGTMAHRLNRVTDIALSDLFSTEELDVIRAQFLRAGGPQVVLRPPDKRPPTPEDKLLVFMGVSGGVGAGKIAALPLAGVALLNPVVLPATIVIGLGAGWWMARTRKHAADKQHMKQWLVESIADARSTLDQLVAEQLIEAEQQLSLALDDALARRIETIEAELKEVDKAIKMDTQERARKLAELNRRVREVGDGRDRAESFLSRIRTLRDQH
- the grpE gene encoding nucleotide exchange factor GrpE encodes the protein MPAWFRREPDADTDDPTGQIPAVHMAQIIEEADGTAESPDASDADVETVLTRALADRQALIQLCLYALDRARSGGVVERIEQGLAGIGVTAVRPDGQRFDPSCHEAGGAVLTDDPALDGVVAETEVVGFADHEQLLRAPVVTVYTKR
- a CDS encoding dynamin family protein, whose product is MSVANLCHRLQPQVSARTAAGFAEVVRRLSAPLQVAVAGRIKSGKSTLVNALIGRRVAPTDVGECTRLVTRFQYGTVDRIEVVFAGGRKQVLPFAPDGSIPAELGVDIAEVSHIEAYLTNAVLQGMTVIDTPGLGSLDAASVSRTEELLGAAKQDEGAENPGELDRTSHNAVAGAEAVLYVVTQGVRADDQQVLAAFTAATAGREAGPVNAIAVLNKADTIAPESVQGAGNDIWKAATILAEKQAALLKPRVADVLPVIGLIAESAESGQFTSADAEALRQLSTLDEAVLETMLVATDIFTSWECDVPTGTRLRLLEKLDLYGVRCAIDAIRADPQITAGSLRRMLLEASGLAGVRARLNVVFAARADGIKAAAALASVTALAHASGNPAERQRVHDAIEVLLAKPEAHQLRLLEALTLVVAGAVDMPEDLAEEVLRVGSNADIDAQLGLPGGTRADLAAHALERAGWWRSFASFGATPAQSRVAHVVHRAYFLIWQQLRENRR
- a CDS encoding sensor histidine kinase, producing MRAHPMAGDTLLAALLLLFDLLLLIAAAPASSMKPWYVAVPVDLAMTVPIVFRRRSPMIVAYVVLAVSVVHSSLHLGSASLTASAISLYTLIVYVGRKQAGLYLGAQVICTGVQLALGWEAGNWVIVIIAALVGAFTWVLGEFVGARRAYHAEVEARLHLLETERDQASRIAVAQERGRIARELHDVVAHAVSVIVVQADGASYAVRSNPELAERAVQTISNTGREALAELRRLLEVLRNEDGAGVPRIPQPDAESLAELVERVRQAGVPVRLEIEGTLAGLPAGVSLGVYRIVQESLTNTLKHAGRGARADVRIERGEELVDVVVTDDGAGKARELVPAERQLPGGNGVIGMRERANVYGGSLDVGPAPGGGWRVHARLPIRLAQ
- a CDS encoding response regulator, with protein sequence MISVVVVDDQELMRAGFRMVLGAQEGIDLVGEAADGAEAVRLAERLRPDVVLMDVRMPVLDGVEATKQIVEAGTSRVLVMTTFDLDEYVYAALQGGASGFLLKDTPPAHLVSALHAVAGGEAVVSPSVTRRLLDRFVGAGGGTLRDESELQPLTEREREVLVLIAKGLSNVEIAETLFLSEATVKTHVGRILSKLGLRDRVQAVVLAYETGLIRPGQG
- a CDS encoding SDR family NAD(P)-dependent oxidoreductase, translating into MAGKVAVVTGATRGCGRAIAVELGRLGATVYAAGRTTRESVSPMGRPETIEETAELVDAAGGHGIPVRCDFTSVSDVDALRDAIGGPVHVLVDDVWGGDRFIEWEVPYWEADLDKALSMVHNGVDSHLIALHRLLPLVLAEPGGLVLEVTDGDNDAYVGPTIGYHVSKSSIRAIGRALGVELAEFGATGLAVTPGFLRSEMMLEIFGVTEGDWRDAVGQIAPVDFAVSETPTYLARGVAALASDPDVSRFAGRTLASWTLMHTYGFTDTDGTQPDFGRWLTEVRETGVDPATVAASLFR
- a CDS encoding ABC transporter ATP-binding protein translates to MIEAVGLTKRYGRTLAVNNLSFSVESGQVTGFLGPNGAGKSTTMRMILGLDNPTSGQVRIGGKRYHDLKQPLRTVGALLDAKWVHPNRSARAHLAWMARSNKLPARRVDEVLDTVGLSSVAGKRAGGFSLGMSQRLGIAAALLGDPEVLLFDEPVNGLDPEGILWIRKFMHRLADEGRTVFVSSHLLSEMALTASNLIVIGKGELISQSTTKEFVARAAENTVKVRSPQLDRVRALVQQAGGTVTESDDGLLVSGMESDKIGELAAENRLVLHELSPQTGSLEQAFMQITGDAVEYHTGLEAEAQQVLEASAK
- a CDS encoding ABC transporter permease produces the protein MTLLAVERIKLFTTRSPWWCALVTLVLTIGFSALVVGNSNDGEFAATVASTQFGYSFGMAVIMVLAALAVTTEYRFGTIRATFQAIPHRTSALLAKTTVVAVLALVIGELSAFGSWGVANLLKPNADLALNSGADWINVAGVGVVYALAAVIAVAVGILIRHSAGAIALLLIYALAVESLIRLIPSVGEDIFKWLPFNVAEKFLTGDGASNMGRNAAAGAPLSTATLSQGWALAYFAAFAVVLLIGAITAANRRDA